ACTTATAAAAGGAAAATCAGGTATAGGAAAATCAACTATACTAAAGTTAATATCTGGTTTTGAGGATATGCAGCAAGGTTATATTTTGCTTGACGGTTTAGATATATCAAATGAAAAAATTGAAAAAAGAAATGTTGGATATTTATTTCAAGAATTTGCACTTTTTCCGCACATGAATGTATATCAAAATATTTCTTACGGTATATCGAAATTAAGCAAACGGGAAGTAAAAGAAAGAGTATCGGAACTACTTGAAATAGTTGATATGAAAGGTTATGAGAAAAGGTATCCTGTTGAACTTTCCGGAGGACAAAAACAAAGAATTGCTC
Above is a window of Caviibacter abscessus DNA encoding:
- a CDS encoding ABC transporter ATP-binding protein; protein product: MKYFEFNNVSFKYEKENILDEYTFDLDKCEILLIKGKSGIGKSTILKLISGFEDMQQGYILLDGLDISNEKIEKRNVGYLFQEFALFPHMNVYQNISYGISKLSKREVKERVSELLEIVDMKGYEKRYPVELSGGQKQRIALARSLANRPKLLLLDEPFSSLDEELRDKLRVDIKKILKSQKITAIIVSHDSNDEIIADRVVKLKKN